In Duganella zoogloeoides, a single genomic region encodes these proteins:
- a CDS encoding TonB-dependent receptor: MFSSRLPLTPLRLTLAVAAALPLLASAQTDAPSDMARVTVTGSNLRVTQKEGASAVQVLTAKDLAATGKTAVADVLRAISANSGNSYNEQYTGSFSAGTAGLSLRGLGQKNTLILVNGKRVASFATAQNLQETFVDLNSLPMEAVQRIEILKDGASSVYGSDAVAGVVNIILYQQFTGTEIKAQAGSSTEGTGQTEKSVALKTGFGDLDRDGYSVVLSADAMERDKLQQSDVAWMAGSDFRNYKNGTLAWVPTNYYGTDPTRLLGSAQGPLQLVPYDAITPGKAGTVLAYNPAQYKTLIPGVKRVHTALLGTVRLDADTDVYADLLYGYSSAAQTFSAPLTVGTGLRAWNNATQSLDDIAVTLPVGHPNNPGATPVAINATLFDLGPRMKVGRVDFYRALTGIKGTAAGWTYDASIGRSGSKLKETVDNFVNRYVFQDVLASGSYNFANQSANSEAVRQALRLSTLRPAESTLTTVDFSASRDLFALPAGTVGFAFGAQWRREEMDSNTSTAVLSGTELRPAINIIKGQRDVSALFAEFNVPLRQDLNLNLAGRADRYDDFGSSFSPKVSLRYEPFNWLLLRGTASRGFRAPSLPESTNSTAVSYASVLDPRDPVSPTQARGITNITRANTDLSPERSNNLNLGVVIAPTKNSSIGLDYYRIRQKDVIGTETADTIIANEATAPQNIVRGVDGRILTLYRQYANQGERHVSGLDLDARYTFIGGGWGNLTINGQLSRVLKFEAPLSTGARLTDGAGTNYFGSIPKWRGVTAATWDIGQWSNTVTWNYTDGYEQTTRKGDTVAPIGTLDLNLAWRVTPQTSVGLVVSNLTDKRPSWDSSTAFFDYTQADPRGRFAALKLSHKF; encoded by the coding sequence ATGTTTTCTTCCCGCTTGCCCCTGACCCCGCTGCGCCTGACCCTGGCGGTGGCTGCCGCCCTGCCGCTGCTGGCCAGCGCCCAGACCGATGCACCCTCTGACATGGCCCGCGTGACCGTCACCGGCTCGAATTTGCGTGTGACACAGAAGGAAGGCGCCAGCGCGGTCCAGGTGCTCACCGCCAAGGACCTGGCCGCCACCGGCAAGACCGCCGTGGCCGACGTGCTGCGCGCGATTTCCGCCAACAGCGGCAACAGCTATAACGAGCAGTACACGGGCAGCTTCTCGGCCGGCACGGCCGGCCTGTCGCTGCGCGGCCTGGGCCAGAAGAACACGCTGATCCTGGTGAACGGCAAACGCGTGGCCAGTTTCGCCACCGCGCAAAACCTGCAAGAGACCTTTGTCGATCTCAACAGCCTGCCGATGGAGGCGGTGCAGCGCATCGAGATCCTCAAGGACGGCGCCTCGTCGGTGTACGGCTCGGACGCGGTGGCGGGCGTGGTCAACATCATCCTGTACCAGCAGTTCACCGGCACCGAGATCAAGGCGCAGGCGGGCAGCTCCACCGAAGGCACGGGCCAGACCGAAAAAAGCGTGGCGCTGAAAACCGGTTTCGGCGATCTCGATCGCGACGGCTACAGCGTGGTGCTGTCGGCCGACGCGATGGAACGCGACAAGCTCCAGCAAAGCGATGTGGCCTGGATGGCCGGCAGCGACTTCCGCAACTACAAGAATGGCACGCTGGCGTGGGTGCCCACCAATTACTACGGTACCGACCCTACCCGGCTGCTCGGCAGCGCCCAGGGTCCGCTGCAACTGGTGCCCTACGACGCCATCACCCCGGGCAAGGCCGGCACCGTGCTGGCGTATAACCCGGCTCAATATAAAACCCTGATCCCGGGCGTGAAACGCGTGCACACGGCGCTGCTGGGCACCGTGCGGCTCGACGCCGATACCGACGTTTACGCCGACCTGCTGTACGGTTATTCGAGCGCCGCGCAAACCTTCAGCGCGCCGCTCACGGTGGGCACCGGCCTGCGCGCGTGGAACAACGCCACCCAGTCGCTCGACGACATCGCCGTCACGCTGCCGGTGGGACACCCGAACAATCCGGGCGCCACGCCGGTGGCCATCAACGCCACCCTGTTCGACCTCGGTCCGCGCATGAAGGTGGGCCGGGTGGACTTTTACCGCGCGCTCACCGGCATCAAAGGCACGGCCGCAGGCTGGACCTACGACGCATCGATCGGCCGTTCGGGCAGCAAGCTCAAGGAGACGGTGGATAACTTCGTCAATCGCTACGTGTTCCAGGACGTGCTGGCCAGTGGCAGCTACAACTTCGCCAACCAGTCGGCCAACAGCGAAGCGGTGCGCCAGGCCCTGCGCCTGTCCACCCTGCGCCCGGCGGAATCGACACTGACCACGGTGGACTTCTCAGCCTCGCGCGATCTGTTCGCGCTGCCCGCCGGCACGGTGGGCTTCGCATTCGGCGCTCAGTGGCGGCGCGAGGAAATGGATTCCAACACGTCCACCGCCGTGTTGAGCGGCACCGAGCTGCGCCCGGCGATCAATATCATCAAGGGCCAACGCGACGTCTCGGCGCTGTTTGCCGAGTTTAACGTGCCGCTGCGTCAAGACCTGAACCTGAACCTGGCCGGCCGCGCCGACCGCTACGACGATTTCGGCAGTTCGTTCTCGCCCAAGGTGAGCCTGCGCTACGAGCCGTTCAACTGGCTGCTGCTGCGCGGTACGGCCTCGCGTGGCTTCCGGGCGCCGTCGCTGCCGGAAAGCACCAACAGTACGGCGGTCAGTTACGCCAGCGTGCTCGATCCGCGCGACCCGGTCTCGCCCACCCAGGCACGCGGCATCACCAACATCACGCGCGCCAACACCGATCTGAGTCCCGAGCGGTCGAACAACCTGAACCTGGGCGTAGTGATCGCACCGACCAAGAACAGCAGCATCGGGCTCGATTACTACCGGATCCGCCAGAAAGACGTGATCGGCACCGAAACCGCCGACACCATCATCGCCAACGAAGCCACCGCGCCGCAAAACATCGTGCGCGGCGTCGATGGCCGCATTTTGACCCTGTACCGCCAGTATGCGAACCAGGGCGAGCGCCACGTGTCGGGCCTCGACCTCGACGCCCGTTATACATTCATCGGTGGCGGCTGGGGCAATCTCACCATCAACGGCCAGTTGAGCCGGGTATTGAAATTCGAAGCGCCGCTGTCCACCGGCGCCAGGCTGACCGACGGCGCCGGCACCAACTACTTCGGCTCGATACCGAAATGGCGCGGCGTGACGGCGGCCACCTGGGACATCGGCCAGTGGTCGAACACCGTGACCTGGAACTACACCGACGGCTACGAACAAACCACGCGCAAGGGCGACACCGTGGCGCCGATCGGCACGCTGGACCTGAACCTGGCGTGGCGGGTGACGCCGCAAACGTCGGTGGGACTGGTGGTGTCGAACCTGACCGACAAGCGGCCGTCGTGGGATTCGTCCACGGCATTCTTCGACTACACCCAGGCCGACCCGCGCGGGCGCTTTGCTGCGCTCAAGCTGTCGCACAAGTTCTGA
- the bla gene encoding subclass B3 metallo-beta-lactamase, which yields MKRLLLTLLAALPALSVCAADWDGPQEPFALFGNTYCVGTEGLSSVLITSKQGHILIDGAGPKAPAAIAAHIRQLGFKLEDIKIILNSHEHFDHAGGIAELQKMTGAAVLASVHGAAMLRTGSKSRGDPQYAMLTTPLAAVANTRAVRDGEVVRVGPLAVTAHYTPGHTQGGTSWTWQSTEGGKTAAMVYADSLSAISDGKFRYSGDPLYPTALADVKKSIATVAGFDCDILVSAHPEASNLWQRKARQPAEGNTAFIDRQACRDYAAKGQHRLEQTLAAEVNGK from the coding sequence ATGAAACGCCTGTTGCTCACCCTGCTGGCAGCGCTGCCAGCCCTGTCCGTCTGCGCCGCCGACTGGGACGGCCCGCAAGAGCCGTTCGCCCTGTTCGGCAACACGTATTGCGTGGGCACCGAGGGCCTCAGTTCCGTGCTGATCACGTCGAAGCAGGGACATATCCTGATCGACGGCGCCGGCCCGAAGGCCCCGGCAGCCATCGCCGCGCACATACGCCAGTTGGGCTTCAAGCTCGAGGACATTAAAATCATCCTCAACTCGCACGAGCATTTCGACCATGCGGGCGGCATCGCCGAGTTGCAGAAAATGACCGGCGCCGCCGTGCTGGCCAGCGTGCACGGTGCAGCCATGCTGCGCACCGGCAGCAAGAGCCGGGGCGACCCGCAATACGCGATGCTCACCACGCCGCTGGCGGCGGTGGCCAACACCCGCGCCGTGCGCGATGGCGAGGTAGTCAGGGTGGGCCCGCTGGCCGTTACCGCCCACTACACGCCCGGCCACACCCAGGGCGGCACCAGCTGGACCTGGCAGTCCACGGAGGGCGGCAAGACTGCCGCCATGGTATATGCCGACAGCCTCTCCGCGATCAGCGACGGCAAGTTCCGCTACAGCGGCGACCCGCTGTATCCGACCGCGCTGGCGGACGTGAAAAAATCGATCGCCACGGTGGCGGGATTCGATTGCGACATCCTGGTGTCCGCCCACCCGGAGGCCAGCAACCTGTGGCAGCGCAAGGCACGCCAGCCGGCCGAAGGCAATACCGCCTTCATCGACCGCCAGGCCTGCCGCGACTACGCGGCCAAGGGCCAGCATCGATTGGAGCAAACGCTGGCCGCTGAAGTCAATGGAAAGTAG
- a CDS encoding organic hydroperoxide resistance protein: protein MSIEKVLYRATATATGGREGKAVSSDNVLDVKLTTPKELGGAGNAGTNPEQLFAAGYSACFLGAMKFVGGRDKIAVPADVSIEGTVGIGAIPTGFGIEVELKISLPGLDRDTAQKLVDAAHIVCPYSNATRGNIDVTLTIV, encoded by the coding sequence ATGTCGATCGAAAAAGTTCTCTACCGCGCAACCGCCACCGCTACCGGCGGCCGTGAAGGCAAAGCCGTCTCGTCGGATAACGTGCTGGACGTCAAACTGACCACCCCGAAAGAACTGGGCGGCGCAGGTAACGCGGGCACCAACCCTGAGCAACTGTTCGCAGCCGGCTACTCGGCCTGCTTCCTGGGCGCGATGAAATTCGTCGGCGGCCGCGACAAGATCGCCGTACCGGCCGACGTGTCGATCGAAGGCACCGTGGGCATCGGCGCCATTCCGACCGGCTTCGGCATCGAAGTGGAACTGAAAATCTCGCTGCCAGGCCTGGACCGCGACACCGCGCAGAAACTGGTGGACGCTGCCCACATCGTGTGCCCTTACTCGAACGCCACCCGTGGCAACATCGACGTCACGCTGACCATCGTTTAA
- a CDS encoding GNAT family N-acetyltransferase, translated as MIEWQWLPFDDIPARDWYEVLRQRQQVFILEQTCLYPDIDGLDPHCHHLMAWREVDGQRVLQASLRVLPPGLKYDEMSIGRVLTTQAARGTGIGRALLDHAMPLVDALYPRHACRIGAQAHLEKFYGGFGFVTVTEPYDEDGIMHIDMLRPASLTS; from the coding sequence ATGATTGAGTGGCAATGGTTACCCTTTGACGACATCCCCGCGCGCGACTGGTACGAGGTGCTGCGCCAGCGCCAGCAGGTGTTCATCCTCGAACAAACCTGCCTGTATCCCGACATCGACGGTCTCGATCCCCACTGCCACCACCTGATGGCGTGGCGCGAGGTCGATGGCCAGCGCGTGTTGCAGGCAAGCTTGCGGGTGCTGCCGCCAGGGCTCAAATACGACGAGATGTCGATCGGCCGCGTGCTCACCACGCAGGCTGCGCGCGGTACCGGCATCGGCCGCGCCCTGCTCGATCACGCCATGCCGCTGGTCGATGCGCTGTACCCGCGCCACGCCTGCCGCATCGGCGCCCAGGCACACCTGGAAAAATTCTATGGCGGCTTTGGTTTTGTCACCGTGACCGAACCGTACGACGAGGACGGCATCATGCACATCGACATGCTGCGCCCTGCTTCCCTCACTTCCTAA
- a CDS encoding sensor histidine kinase, with product MASERRQKLGVAASVAALLALAVAADALTPEPRRIVLCALLGLMPAALLWRCVQALGRRPPRMEAAGGCAAPPRDRDDQLPALLALEARLEHAPIALFRLDHASGAGTLAPLNGSARRLLAPGRASAPAALRELLAAQPVGQRQLVSFDTERGAERALVAVSALALHGAPQRLVALMPVESELEAEALNAWRELVQVLTHEIMNSLTPVASLSRTACGLLDDAAATLPADIHADLDTALDAIARRAASLVDFVASYRSLSTVPAAQPQRVALAAQFARLAALVTPGWQAMGGQVVFAVEPASLEAVIDAGQLEQALINLLKNSAEAAAAAGVAQPQATVTARLSRGGRLRIEVADNGPGVPAALAAHIFTPFFSTRKQGRGIGLAMVRHLVHANGGTVRYARPVGAGARFMLTF from the coding sequence ATGGCATCTGAACGCCGGCAGAAGCTGGGTGTGGCGGCAAGCGTGGCAGCGCTGCTGGCGCTGGCCGTGGCGGCCGACGCGCTCACACCCGAGCCGCGCCGCATCGTGCTGTGCGCGCTGCTCGGCCTGATGCCGGCCGCGCTGCTATGGCGCTGCGTGCAGGCGCTGGGCCGCCGGCCGCCGCGCATGGAGGCCGCCGGTGGTTGCGCTGCGCCTCCCAGGGACCGCGACGATCAGTTGCCGGCGCTGCTGGCGCTGGAAGCGCGCCTCGAACATGCACCGATCGCGCTGTTCCGCCTCGACCACGCCAGCGGCGCCGGCACGCTGGCGCCGCTCAACGGCAGTGCGCGCCGCCTGCTGGCGCCGGGCCGCGCCAGCGCACCAGCGGCGCTGCGCGAGCTGCTGGCGGCGCAGCCGGTGGGACAGCGCCAATTGGTCAGCTTCGACACCGAGCGCGGCGCCGAGCGCGCGCTGGTGGCTGTCTCCGCGCTGGCGCTGCACGGCGCGCCGCAGCGGCTGGTGGCGCTGATGCCGGTGGAAAGCGAACTGGAAGCGGAAGCGCTGAACGCCTGGCGCGAGCTGGTACAGGTGCTCACCCACGAAATCATGAATTCGCTGACGCCGGTGGCTTCGCTGTCGCGCACCGCGTGCGGCTTGCTCGACGACGCGGCAGCCACGCTGCCCGCCGATATCCACGCCGACCTCGATACCGCACTCGATGCGATTGCGCGCCGCGCCGCCAGCCTGGTCGATTTCGTGGCCAGTTATCGCAGCCTGTCCACGGTGCCGGCAGCGCAACCGCAACGGGTGGCGCTGGCAGCGCAGTTCGCGCGGCTGGCGGCGCTGGTGACGCCTGGCTGGCAGGCCATGGGCGGGCAGGTGGTGTTTGCGGTGGAACCGGCGTCGCTGGAAGCGGTAATCGATGCGGGCCAGCTGGAACAGGCGCTGATCAACCTGCTGAAAAATTCAGCCGAGGCGGCAGCCGCGGCGGGCGTGGCGCAGCCGCAGGCCACTGTCACGGCGCGCCTGAGCCGGGGCGGGCGGCTGCGCATCGAGGTGGCCGACAATGGCCCCGGCGTGCCGGCAGCGCTGGCCGCGCACATCTTCACGCCGTTTTTCTCAACCAGGAAGCAGGGCCGTGGCATCGGCCTGGCCATGGTGCGGCACCTGGTGCACGCCAACGGCGGCACGGTGCGCTATGCGCGGCCGGTCGGCGCCGGCGCGCGTTTCATGCTGACGTTTTAG
- a CDS encoding sigma-54-dependent transcriptional regulator → MPAHILILDDDPDVATAARLLLRRRHGAVASLGDPSGLPALLAQGVPDVVLLDLNFTPGCIDGAEGLALLDLLRAQPKPPAVIAMTAYAGVPLAVAALQRGAVDFITKPWDNERLVATVDQALARRAAVRAPTAATELMGESNAMRELNALIASVAPTEANVMVLGENGVGKELVARAIHAQSRRAAGTLLAVDMGALPESTFESELFGHRKGAFTDARADRAGRFQAARGGSLFLDEIGNMPLAAQAKLLTALERREVTPIGADKPEAIDVRIISATNLDEARLFDPAVFRPDLLFRLNTIVLRVPPLRARRGDIALLLAHYLRVYEAQYGRPARTVAGAALDSLVRHDWPGNVRALRHACERAVILGQGAQYGLADFALGGPALPAATMTPAASNGSTNAEANASTFAPAFAPSCTDHDGTLDALERHAIASTLARFNGNISHAARTLGISRAALYRKLGKHGI, encoded by the coding sequence ATGCCTGCCCACATCCTGATCCTCGACGACGACCCCGATGTCGCCACTGCCGCCCGCCTGCTGCTGCGCCGCCGCCATGGCGCCGTGGCCTCGCTCGGCGATCCGTCCGGGCTGCCGGCCTTGCTGGCCCAGGGCGTACCGGACGTGGTGCTGCTTGATTTGAATTTTACGCCCGGCTGCATCGACGGCGCCGAGGGACTGGCGTTGCTCGACCTGCTGCGCGCGCAACCGAAGCCGCCGGCGGTCATTGCCATGACCGCCTATGCCGGCGTGCCGCTGGCGGTAGCAGCGCTGCAGCGCGGCGCGGTGGATTTCATCACCAAGCCATGGGACAACGAGCGCCTGGTCGCCACGGTGGACCAGGCACTGGCCCGCCGCGCTGCGGTACGGGCGCCGACGGCAGCCACCGAGCTGATGGGCGAGTCGAACGCGATGCGCGAACTGAACGCGCTGATCGCCAGCGTGGCGCCCACCGAAGCGAACGTGATGGTGCTCGGTGAAAACGGCGTCGGCAAGGAACTGGTGGCGCGCGCGATCCACGCCCAGTCGCGCCGCGCCGCCGGCACGCTGCTGGCGGTGGACATGGGCGCGCTGCCCGAATCGACGTTCGAAAGCGAGTTGTTCGGCCATCGCAAGGGCGCCTTTACCGACGCGCGCGCAGACCGCGCCGGGCGCTTCCAGGCCGCGCGCGGCGGCTCGCTGTTCCTCGACGAGATCGGCAACATGCCATTGGCCGCCCAGGCCAAGCTGTTGACGGCGCTGGAGCGGCGCGAAGTCACGCCAATCGGCGCCGACAAACCCGAGGCGATCGACGTGCGCATCATCAGCGCCACCAATCTCGACGAGGCGCGGCTGTTCGACCCGGCCGTGTTCCGGCCCGACCTGCTGTTCCGTCTCAATACCATTGTATTGCGGGTGCCGCCGCTGCGCGCGCGGCGCGGCGATATCGCACTGCTGCTGGCGCATTATTTGCGGGTGTACGAAGCGCAGTACGGACGTCCCGCGCGCACGGTGGCTGGCGCCGCGCTCGACAGCCTGGTGCGCCACGACTGGCCCGGCAATGTGCGCGCGCTGCGCCATGCGTGCGAACGGGCGGTGATCCTGGGGCAGGGCGCGCAGTACGGGCTGGCCGATTTCGCGCTGGGCGGCCCGGCGCTGCCGGCTGCCACCATGACGCCAGCCGCCAGCAACGGCAGCACGAACGCTGAGGCGAACGCCAGCACGTTCGCGCCCGCGTTCGCCCCATCCTGCACAGATCATGATGGCACGCTGGATGCGCTCGAACGCCACGCCATTGCCAGCACGCTGGCCCGGTTTAATGGCAATATCAGCCACGCCGCCAGGACGCTGGGCATCAGCCGCGCCGCGTTGTACCGCAAGCTGGGCAAGCATGGCATCTGA
- a CDS encoding efflux RND transporter periplasmic adaptor subunit — translation MHSKKNSPAPTTLPASGAAMDTIVPRRRGRRIALGIALALTMLMAAYALWSMLPRGLRVDGTDLRIGQVTRGVFIDDIVVRASAEPLHSVILDAVESGRVEEVLAVDGALVKQGELLFRISNPQRHLELLARQSEHAVSIFNLSNLRVAQEASASDHRRRLDDLRFNLEQAQKRHDRNVRLAAQGFISNVALEESHDALRQQQHLLAQQERATATEAQVRNAAAQQLESAIGGLDSGLKLVAGTVDALAVRAPVAGRLTNFRLQVGESVATGKNIGRIDDPARFKLAASVDEYYLNRMAVGRHGAVTQDGRDYPADIRAIYPQIKDGRFIVDLVFTREQPPVLNPGQSLDARITLGEPAPALLLPNGAFINDSGGAWVYVLDAAGGGAERRAVRVGRRNNAQLEVLAGLQAGDRVILSSYAAYGNSPRLQLAR, via the coding sequence ATGCACAGCAAAAAAAATTCACCCGCCCCCACCACCTTGCCCGCCAGCGGTGCGGCCATGGACACCATCGTCCCGCGCCGGCGCGGGCGCCGCATTGCCCTCGGCATCGCGCTCGCGCTGACCATGCTGATGGCTGCCTATGCGCTGTGGTCGATGCTGCCGCGCGGCCTGCGTGTCGATGGGACCGACCTGCGCATCGGCCAGGTAACGCGCGGCGTGTTTATCGACGACATCGTCGTGCGCGCCAGTGCCGAGCCGCTGCATTCGGTGATCCTCGACGCGGTGGAATCGGGCCGCGTGGAGGAAGTGCTGGCGGTCGATGGCGCGCTGGTAAAACAGGGCGAGCTGCTGTTCCGCATCTCGAATCCGCAGCGCCACCTGGAACTGCTGGCACGCCAGTCCGAACATGCGGTGAGCATCTTCAATCTCTCCAATTTGCGCGTGGCGCAGGAAGCCAGCGCCAGCGACCACCGGCGTCGACTCGACGACCTGCGCTTCAACCTGGAGCAGGCGCAAAAGCGCCACGACCGCAATGTGCGCCTGGCCGCGCAGGGTTTTATCTCCAATGTGGCGCTCGAGGAATCGCACGATGCATTGCGCCAGCAGCAGCACCTGCTGGCACAGCAGGAACGGGCCACCGCCACCGAAGCGCAGGTGCGCAACGCCGCCGCCCAGCAACTGGAAAGCGCCATCGGCGGACTGGACTCGGGTTTGAAGCTGGTGGCGGGTACGGTCGATGCGCTGGCCGTACGCGCGCCGGTGGCCGGGCGGCTCACCAATTTTCGATTGCAGGTGGGCGAATCGGTCGCCACCGGCAAGAACATCGGCCGCATCGACGATCCGGCGCGCTTCAAGCTTGCCGCCAGCGTGGACGAGTACTACCTCAATCGCATGGCCGTGGGCCGCCACGGCGCCGTGACCCAGGACGGCCGCGACTACCCGGCCGATATCCGCGCCATCTACCCGCAAATCAAGGACGGCCGCTTCATCGTCGACCTGGTGTTCACCAGGGAGCAGCCGCCGGTGCTCAACCCGGGCCAGAGCCTCGATGCGCGCATCACGCTGGGCGAGCCGGCGCCGGCGCTGCTGTTGCCCAACGGCGCCTTCATCAACGACAGCGGCGGCGCCTGGGTGTATGTGCTGGACGCCGCTGGCGGTGGCGCCGAACGGCGCGCCGTGCGCGTGGGCCGCCGCAACAACGCCCAGCTCGAAGTGCTGGCAGGGCTGCAAGCCGGGGACCGCGTGATCCTGTCCAGCTACGCGGCTTACGGAAATTCACCACGGCTGCAACTCGCGCGCTGA
- a CDS encoding ABC transporter ATP-binding protein, producing the protein MLKLVGVSKIHQAGEVQTTALDRIDLHIEAGEYVAITGPSGCGKSTMLGILGLLDVPTQGEYWFEGRNVAGWSESQLNTLRRGRIGFIFQSFNLIEELTVFENVELALEYNGTPARERRARVAAMLDKLGVGHRAAHRPSQLSGGQQQRVAIARALVAGPAVLLADEPTGNLDSAHGEEVMRLLRQINAEGTTVVMVTHSPDHAAQASRTLNLLDGRVVVDALQAA; encoded by the coding sequence ATGCTCAAACTCGTCGGCGTCAGCAAGATCCACCAGGCAGGAGAAGTGCAAACCACGGCGCTCGACCGCATCGACCTGCATATCGAGGCCGGCGAATACGTGGCCATCACCGGGCCCTCGGGCTGCGGCAAGTCCACCATGCTGGGCATCCTTGGCCTGCTCGATGTGCCGACCCAGGGCGAGTACTGGTTCGAAGGCCGTAACGTCGCTGGCTGGAGCGAATCGCAGCTCAATACGCTGCGGCGCGGGCGCATCGGCTTCATCTTCCAGAGTTTTAACCTGATCGAAGAACTGACCGTGTTCGAGAACGTGGAACTGGCGCTCGAATACAACGGCACGCCGGCGCGCGAACGGCGTGCGCGCGTGGCCGCCATGCTCGATAAACTGGGCGTGGGCCACCGCGCCGCGCACCGGCCGTCGCAGCTGTCGGGCGGCCAGCAGCAACGGGTGGCGATCGCGCGCGCACTGGTGGCCGGCCCCGCCGTGCTGCTGGCCGATGAACCGACCGGCAACCTCGATTCCGCCCACGGCGAGGAAGTCATGCGCCTGCTACGCCAGATCAACGCTGAAGGCACCACGGTGGTGATGGTCACCCACTCCCCCGACCATGCGGCGCAGGCGTCGCGCACGCTCAATTTGCTCGATGGCCGGGTGGTGGTCGACGCGCTGCAGGCGGCATAA